One region of Chlorobiota bacterium genomic DNA includes:
- a CDS encoding TatD family hydrolase produces MHSLIDTHAHLYVGRFADDIEQVLERATEAGVEAVVIPATKPQEFAPALALAERFPQIHVAVGVHPHHAAEIQDSDLDEVQRLLRQGSGIAVGEIGLDYYYDFAPKPRQHEVFRKQLQIAKSVGLPAVIHNRESDEDVLRILEEEQDGSLQFQLHCFSSGVGVLQRALALGGMISFTGNITFSKGALDEAVRAVPDDRIMIETDAPYMTPVPHRGKRNEPAFVGLVAQKMAELRGTTLQEIMTTTTANAKRFFQLMTLLIVASAAAIAQQTTAVKHGAKQHAAASARITPPAFPADSLPTPEKPSEPYEKWFGFGGHFASTTIISGSLTDANAVPGYGVWLSGTPLRSLDVHWLQLDLTYTQSRNTLLYDTIYTNTTGEEFAPPNDHQQIGFNFRFTGNPASVVNLHASLGMTYFRNSYGLEKWLVEEVRDTNYKAFVETGWGLSGSFGVAINIKTPYGIVAPTAEWYISQIMSDRVLPRRTSEFFLSQPRLGLLIYPAWSKLF; encoded by the coding sequence ATGCACTCGCTAATTGACACCCACGCCCACTTGTACGTGGGCCGCTTTGCCGACGACATCGAGCAAGTGCTGGAGCGCGCAACCGAAGCCGGGGTGGAAGCCGTGGTGATACCCGCCACGAAGCCACAAGAATTTGCGCCAGCGTTAGCGCTGGCCGAACGGTTCCCGCAGATCCACGTTGCCGTTGGGGTGCATCCGCATCATGCGGCGGAGATTCAGGACAGCGACCTTGACGAGGTTCAGCGGTTGCTTCGGCAAGGGAGCGGAATTGCCGTTGGGGAAATCGGTTTGGATTACTACTATGACTTCGCCCCAAAGCCGCGGCAGCATGAGGTGTTCCGCAAGCAACTTCAGATTGCCAAAAGCGTTGGGCTTCCGGCAGTGATCCACAATCGCGAATCCGATGAGGACGTGTTGCGGATTTTGGAGGAAGAGCAAGATGGCAGCCTGCAATTCCAACTCCATTGCTTCAGCAGTGGGGTTGGGGTGTTGCAGCGGGCGCTGGCGCTGGGGGGAATGATCTCCTTCACCGGCAACATCACTTTCAGCAAAGGGGCATTGGACGAAGCCGTCCGCGCCGTCCCCGACGACCGAATCATGATTGAAACCGATGCCCCGTACATGACCCCAGTCCCACACCGTGGCAAACGGAACGAACCCGCATTTGTGGGGCTGGTTGCACAGAAGATGGCCGAATTGAGAGGCACGACCCTACAAGAAATTATGACGACTACAACAGCCAACGCCAAGCGTTTTTTCCAACTGATGACACTGCTGATTGTGGCCTCTGCGGCGGCCATTGCCCAGCAGACAACAGCAGTCAAGCATGGAGCCAAGCAGCACGCAGCGGCTTCCGCCCGCATCACGCCCCCGGCCTTCCCTGCCGACTCGCTTCCCACGCCAGAAAAGCCTTCCGAGCCGTACGAGAAATGGTTCGGTTTTGGCGGGCATTTTGCTTCCACCACCATCATCAGCGGGTCGCTGACCGATGCCAACGCTGTGCCGGGATATGGCGTATGGCTAAGCGGCACGCCGCTCCGCAGCCTTGATGTTCATTGGTTGCAGCTGGACCTTACCTACACCCAAAGCCGCAACACCCTGCTGTACGACACCATCTACACCAACACCACTGGCGAGGAGTTCGCGCCGCCGAACGACCACCAGCAGATTGGTTTCAACTTCCGGTTTACCGGCAACCCGGCATCGGTGGTGAACCTTCATGCCTCGTTGGGGATGACCTATTTCCGCAATTCCTACGGGTTAGAGAAATGGCTGGTTGAGGAAGTCCGCGACACGAACTACAAAGCGTTTGTGGAGACGGGATGGGGGCTTAGCGGGTCGTTCGGGGTGGCCATTAACATCAAAACACCCTACGGCATTGTTGCCCCAACAGCGGAATGGTATATCTCGCAGATCATGTCCGACCGGGTGCTGCCACGCCGAACCTCGGAGTTCTTCCTAAGCCAGCCACGGCTTGGGTTGCTTATCTATCCAGCATGGAGCAAGCTGTTTTAG
- the bcp gene encoding thioredoxin-dependent thiol peroxidase, giving the protein MLNVGDLAPDFTAQDQDGITHRLKQYRGRTVVLYFYPKDLTSGCTTQACDFRDNLNRLAAQDVVLLGASPDTVKSHRKFADKESLNFPLLADPEKEIVNRYQVWVEKSMYGRKYMGVERTTFIIDKRGKIKHIFPKVKVNGHVQEVLDALAN; this is encoded by the coding sequence ATGCTGAATGTTGGCGACCTTGCCCCCGACTTCACGGCCCAGGATCAAGACGGGATCACGCACCGTTTGAAGCAGTATCGCGGCCGCACGGTGGTGCTTTATTTCTATCCAAAGGACTTGACCAGCGGCTGCACGACGCAAGCCTGCGACTTCCGCGACAACCTGAACCGACTGGCGGCGCAGGATGTGGTCCTGCTTGGGGCCAGCCCCGACACCGTAAAAAGCCACCGGAAGTTTGCCGACAAGGAATCGCTCAACTTCCCGTTGCTGGCCGACCCTGAGAAGGAGATCGTGAACCGGTATCAGGTTTGGGTGGAGAAAAGCATGTATGGCCGGAAGTACATGGGGGTGGAGCGGACGACGTTTATCATTGACAAGCGGGGGAAGATCAAGCATATCTTCCCCAAAGTGAAAGTGAACGGCCACGTCCAGGAGGTTTTGGATGCACTCGCTAATTGA
- a CDS encoding AI-2E family transporter yields MEHTQEAAPQPTSPTHGPDGGQPAPTAGHGPRNTRRPHIALRRSIRPQEMFALVGGFALYGLLLFTVSSNYGLVVDFFITAALVFLLYPFRREIVSRRVMQLGVGTFLLWLCTTLAGVLFPFIAAFIIAYILSPLVLRFQRRGIPRWATSVTIVLMILGTYVLIGFYVIPPVIDEINNLWTSAQAMLRDANRFLDKDKLTEQLTRLGIPKKQAQEIVVSQILPQLKGVGLWLASTLFEVVKNLTTVLEGVFNLIAIPVLALYMMLDFERLRGFVRRVLLRDNKRYVHLVRRTDHIISSYLRGILTTSSIVAVLATTTLVLFDVPYAVVIGILTGVCNFIPTIGMFMNLGIAMVFYLFAPGDFWIHTLITTGMIGGLHALNAYLIEPNIIGESVGLHPVVMIASLFVFAHFFGFLGLVVAVPITAVVVMLLREWYQRSMIPQQQG; encoded by the coding sequence ATGGAACACACGCAGGAAGCAGCGCCACAACCCACTTCCCCAACGCACGGACCCGACGGCGGCCAACCCGCGCCAACAGCGGGGCATGGCCCGCGGAACACGCGCCGCCCGCACATCGCTTTGCGGCGCAGCATCCGCCCGCAGGAGATGTTTGCGTTGGTGGGTGGGTTTGCGTTGTACGGGCTGCTGCTGTTCACCGTCAGCAGCAACTACGGGCTTGTGGTTGATTTTTTCATCACCGCTGCCCTTGTGTTTTTGCTCTATCCATTCCGCCGCGAGATCGTTTCGCGCAGGGTGATGCAGTTGGGGGTTGGGACCTTCCTGCTGTGGCTTTGCACCACGCTGGCGGGGGTGTTGTTTCCGTTTATCGCAGCGTTCATCATCGCCTACATCCTTTCGCCGTTGGTGCTTCGGTTCCAACGGCGGGGAATTCCCCGTTGGGCAACATCGGTGACCATCGTGCTGATGATTCTTGGCACCTACGTGCTGATTGGCTTCTACGTGATCCCGCCGGTGATTGATGAGATCAACAACCTTTGGACCTCGGCCCAAGCAATGCTGCGGGATGCGAACAGGTTCCTGGATAAGGACAAACTGACCGAGCAACTCACCCGATTGGGAATCCCCAAAAAACAGGCCCAAGAAATTGTGGTAAGCCAAATCCTTCCGCAGCTGAAAGGGGTTGGCTTGTGGTTGGCAAGCACGTTGTTCGAGGTGGTGAAGAACCTCACCACAGTGTTGGAAGGGGTGTTCAATCTTATCGCCATTCCGGTGCTGGCGTTGTACATGATGCTGGATTTCGAGCGACTGCGGGGGTTCGTGCGGCGCGTGCTTCTGCGCGACAACAAGCGGTACGTCCATCTTGTTCGCCGCACCGATCACATCATCAGCAGTTACCTTCGGGGCATCCTCACCACCAGCTCGATTGTGGCGGTGCTGGCAACCACAACGCTGGTGCTGTTCGATGTCCCCTACGCCGTGGTGATTGGGATTCTTACCGGGGTCTGCAACTTCATCCCAACCATTGGGATGTTCATGAATTTGGGAATCGCCATGGTGTTCTATCTGTTTGCCCCGGGCGATTTCTGGATTCACACGTTAATCACCACCGGGATGATTGGCGGCTTGCACGCGCTGAATGCCTACTTGATTGAACCAAACATTATCGGCGAAAGCGTCGGCCTTCACCCCGTGGTGATGATCGCCTCGCTGTTCGTCTTCGCCCACTTCTTTGGCTTTTTGGGCCTGGTGGTTGCCGTCCCCATCACCGCCGTGGTGGTGATGCTGCTGCGCGAATGGTACCAACGCTCGATGATCCCGCAGCAACAAGGATAG
- the dut gene encoding dUTP diphosphatase, with protein MGISVPIIRVREGFDDLPLPSYATAGAAGMDLRAAVAAPVTIQPFGRAAVPTGIAIALPPGLECQVRPRSGLAIRHGITMINSPGTVDEDFRGEIHVLMVNLGSEPFTIERGDRIAQAVIARYERIDWEEQTELAPSERGAGGFGSTGAR; from the coding sequence ATGGGAATTTCCGTCCCGATTATTCGCGTGCGGGAGGGGTTCGATGACCTTCCCCTCCCCAGTTACGCAACCGCTGGCGCGGCTGGCATGGACCTTCGTGCTGCGGTTGCCGCGCCGGTGACAATCCAGCCGTTTGGGCGGGCAGCGGTCCCCACCGGGATTGCCATTGCGCTCCCACCCGGGCTTGAGTGCCAGGTGCGCCCCCGCAGCGGGCTTGCAATCCGCCACGGCATCACCATGATTAACTCCCCAGGAACCGTTGATGAAGATTTCCGTGGCGAAATCCACGTGCTGATGGTGAACCTGGGGAGCGAGCCGTTCACCATCGAACGTGGCGACCGAATCGCCCAAGCGGTGATTGCACGCTACGAACGGATTGACTGGGAAGAACAGACGGAGCTTGCGCCAAGCGAGCGCGGCGCGGGCGGGTTCGGGAGCACCGGCGCGCGCTAA
- a CDS encoding acyl-CoA dehydrogenase family protein, with amino-acid sequence MPIITPDYYDINGLLTEEERLLRDTVRSFVDEEILPIIEHHYRAGTAPMNLIKRFGDLGIFGATIPEEYGGGGMNSMCYGLINMEMERGDSAVRSTVSVQSSLVMYPIWQYASEELKRHWLPRLASGEAIGCFGLTEPDFGSNPSGMITTARETDSGYVLNGAKMWITNGTLADIAVVWAKLDGVVRGFMVEKGTPGFTAPEMKGKHSLRASVTSELVFQDCEIPKTHIMPGVQGLRGPLSCLNQARYGISWGAIGAAIACFESSVKYATTRIQFDKPIGGFQLVQDKLVWMLNEITKAQLLCWRLAQLKDAGTVRPQQISMAKRNNVWMALECARLAREIHGANGILDEYPVMRHAANLESVKTYEGTHDIHTLILGQDITDIAAFN; translated from the coding sequence ATGCCGATCATAACTCCCGATTATTACGACATCAACGGCCTGCTGACCGAAGAAGAGCGGTTGCTGCGCGACACGGTCCGCTCCTTTGTTGATGAGGAAATTCTGCCGATTATCGAGCATCACTACCGCGCAGGAACCGCGCCGATGAACCTTATCAAACGGTTCGGCGATCTTGGCATTTTTGGCGCGACAATCCCCGAAGAATATGGCGGCGGCGGGATGAACTCCATGTGCTACGGGCTGATTAACATGGAGATGGAGCGGGGCGATTCCGCCGTCCGCAGCACCGTCTCGGTCCAAAGCTCGCTGGTGATGTACCCAATCTGGCAGTATGCCAGCGAGGAACTGAAACGCCACTGGCTTCCGCGCCTTGCTTCCGGCGAGGCGATTGGCTGCTTTGGGCTTACCGAGCCGGACTTCGGGTCCAACCCCAGCGGAATGATCACCACCGCCCGCGAAACCGACAGCGGCTACGTGCTGAACGGGGCCAAAATGTGGATCACCAACGGAACCCTTGCCGACATTGCGGTGGTTTGGGCAAAGCTGGATGGTGTGGTTCGCGGGTTCATGGTGGAGAAAGGAACCCCAGGCTTCACCGCGCCGGAAATGAAAGGGAAGCACTCGCTTCGGGCATCGGTCACCAGCGAGCTGGTGTTCCAGGATTGCGAGATTCCCAAAACGCACATCATGCCCGGGGTCCAGGGGCTGCGCGGCCCGCTCTCCTGCTTAAATCAAGCACGGTATGGGATCAGCTGGGGGGCAATCGGCGCGGCGATTGCGTGCTTCGAGTCGTCGGTGAAATACGCCACAACGCGCATCCAGTTCGACAAGCCAATCGGCGGGTTTCAGCTGGTCCAGGATAAACTGGTTTGGATGTTGAACGAGATCACCAAAGCCCAGTTGCTTTGCTGGCGGCTTGCACAGCTGAAGGATGCCGGAACCGTCCGCCCGCAGCAAATTTCCATGGCCAAGCGGAACAACGTCTGGATGGCGTTGGAGTGCGCACGGTTAGCGCGTGAGATTCACGGCGCAAACGGCATTCTGGATGAGTATCCCGTGATGCGCCACGCCGCCAACTTGGAGTCGGTAAAAACCTACGAAGGGACGCACGACATCCACACGTTGATTCTGGGTCAGGACATCACCGACATTGCAGCATTCAACTAA
- the polX gene encoding DNA polymerase/3'-5' exonuclease PolX, with protein sequence MTARHVADILSEIETLLTLHGEDEFRSRAFGRAARALETTQVDLEQAAQQGAVLGIPGIGKGLAPEVMEILQTGKSATLEGLKAQTPQGLMDILQVRGLGAKKVRALWQQLGLTTLGELEYACTENRVAGLAGFGQKSQEKILAGIQDVKKRRGKLRLDGATTLAEALLPQLRAIPTVERAEIAGRLRRGYEEIEVLSFVVQSGFPETVEHKVAGLGEISEVARRGNVIVAKFDGEIKIRIEVADADHFIATFHHRSGASDYNMMISIPLEQKGYELTENDLLRDGVSVPLASEDELFRLAGVQPIPVELREGIDEVRRAVDGTIPRLVQMEDLQGVMHVHSTWSDGQNSIQQLADHSRALGYRYLLLCDHSKAAFYANGLDEKRLMAQGKEIDEINKRFDPAEFRVLKGIECDILADGSMDLSDDALASLDGVVASIHSSFNLPPEAQTERLCRALEHRYVTMLGHPTGRLILSRTGYNPDLRQVILTAARHGKSIELNANPHRLDLSWRMIRFAVRKGVKIAINPDAHSLEGFNVLRYGITIGRKAWLRKEDVLNALSADEFLAASARMRGEGA encoded by the coding sequence ATGACAGCCCGACACGTTGCCGACATCCTTTCCGAAATAGAGACGCTTCTGACCCTTCATGGCGAAGATGAGTTCCGCAGCCGCGCTTTTGGGCGGGCGGCGCGCGCGCTGGAAACCACCCAGGTTGACCTTGAGCAAGCCGCGCAACAGGGCGCGGTTCTGGGAATCCCAGGAATCGGAAAAGGCCTTGCGCCGGAGGTGATGGAGATTCTGCAGACCGGGAAATCCGCAACGCTGGAGGGGCTGAAAGCCCAGACCCCGCAGGGGCTGATGGACATCTTGCAGGTGCGCGGCCTGGGGGCAAAAAAAGTGCGGGCATTGTGGCAGCAGCTTGGACTTACCACGCTGGGGGAGCTTGAGTACGCTTGCACCGAAAACCGCGTGGCGGGGCTTGCGGGGTTCGGGCAGAAATCGCAGGAGAAGATTCTTGCCGGAATCCAAGACGTGAAGAAGCGGCGCGGGAAGCTCCGGCTTGACGGCGCAACGACCCTTGCCGAGGCACTGCTGCCGCAGCTTCGCGCAATCCCCACGGTGGAGCGTGCCGAAATCGCCGGGCGGCTGCGGCGGGGGTATGAAGAAATTGAGGTTCTTTCCTTCGTCGTGCAATCTGGTTTCCCCGAAACGGTGGAGCACAAGGTGGCCGGGTTGGGGGAAATCAGCGAGGTGGCGCGGCGGGGGAACGTTATTGTTGCCAAGTTCGATGGCGAAATCAAGATTCGCATTGAGGTTGCCGATGCCGACCACTTCATTGCCACCTTCCACCACCGCTCCGGCGCAAGCGATTACAACATGATGATCTCCATCCCCTTGGAACAGAAGGGGTATGAGTTGACCGAGAACGACCTGCTTCGCGATGGCGTTTCCGTTCCGCTGGCCAGCGAGGATGAGCTGTTCCGGCTTGCGGGGGTGCAGCCGATTCCGGTGGAGCTGCGCGAAGGGATTGACGAAGTTCGCCGCGCCGTGGATGGGACGATTCCCCGCTTGGTCCAGATGGAAGATTTGCAAGGGGTGATGCACGTCCATTCCACATGGAGCGACGGCCAAAACTCCATCCAACAACTTGCCGACCATTCCCGCGCGCTGGGCTACCGCTACCTTCTGCTGTGCGACCACTCCAAAGCCGCCTTCTACGCCAACGGCCTTGATGAGAAACGGCTGATGGCGCAAGGGAAGGAGATTGACGAAATCAACAAGCGGTTCGACCCGGCGGAGTTCCGGGTGCTGAAGGGGATCGAGTGCGACATCCTTGCCGACGGGAGCATGGACCTGAGCGACGACGCGCTGGCTTCGTTGGACGGGGTGGTGGCTTCCATCCACAGCAGTTTCAATCTTCCGCCGGAAGCGCAAACCGAACGGCTGTGCCGCGCACTGGAGCACCGCTACGTGACGATGCTGGGCCACCCCACGGGGCGGCTGATCCTTTCGCGAACCGGCTACAACCCCGACTTGCGGCAAGTGATCCTGACGGCAGCGCGGCATGGCAAGTCTATCGAGCTGAACGCCAACCCGCACCGCCTTGATCTTAGCTGGCGGATGATTCGGTTTGCCGTTCGCAAAGGGGTGAAGATTGCCATTAACCCCGATGCCCACTCGCTGGAGGGCTTCAACGTCCTTCGCTACGGCATCACCATTGGCCGCAAGGCTTGGCTCCGAAAAGAAGACGTGTTGAACGCCCTGAGCGCCGATGAATTCCTGGCAGCATCGGCACGGATGCGGGGGGAAGGAGCCTGA
- the folD gene encoding bifunctional methylenetetrahydrofolate dehydrogenase/methenyltetrahydrofolate cyclohydrolase FolD yields MHDTTIIDGKTVAAAIEAGIKADAELLAAQRGITPGLAVVLVGNDPASATYVRSKGKACARLGFYSATHTLPEETTEAELLALIAELNADERVHGILVQSPMPKHINPDRVVLAIDPRKDVDGFHPTNVGRLVIGLPSPEPCTPSGVIAMLKHYGIATRGKRAVVVGRSMLVGKPLANLLLRKGEGGDAIVTVAHSAAGDLGSITRQADILVAAIGRPGYITPDMVKPGAVVIDVGINRVEDPAAEKGYRIVGDVDFDAVAPVASAITPVPGGVGLMTIAMLMNNTLRSAQGAFN; encoded by the coding sequence ATGCACGATACGACCATCATTGACGGAAAAACCGTTGCCGCAGCGATTGAAGCAGGCATCAAAGCCGATGCGGAACTCCTTGCTGCGCAACGGGGAATCACCCCGGGGCTTGCCGTGGTGCTGGTGGGCAACGATCCCGCTTCGGCAACCTACGTCCGGTCCAAAGGGAAGGCCTGCGCGCGGCTTGGATTCTACTCCGCCACCCACACGCTGCCGGAGGAGACCACCGAAGCGGAACTGCTTGCACTGATTGCCGAGCTAAACGCCGACGAGCGGGTCCACGGAATCCTTGTTCAATCCCCCATGCCGAAGCATATCAACCCGGACCGCGTTGTGCTGGCGATTGACCCGCGCAAGGATGTTGATGGCTTCCACCCAACAAACGTTGGGCGGCTGGTGATTGGGCTTCCTTCGCCGGAACCGTGCACGCCGTCGGGGGTGATTGCCATGCTGAAGCATTACGGAATCGCCACGCGTGGGAAACGGGCCGTGGTGGTTGGGCGCAGCATGCTGGTGGGGAAGCCGCTGGCAAACCTGCTGCTGCGGAAAGGGGAAGGGGGGGATGCAATCGTCACCGTTGCCCACTCGGCCGCGGGCGATTTGGGGAGCATCACCCGCCAGGCGGATATCCTTGTGGCGGCAATCGGACGGCCAGGCTACATCACCCCCGACATGGTGAAACCCGGCGCGGTGGTGATTGATGTTGGGATCAATCGAGTGGAGGACCCCGCCGCCGAAAAAGGCTACCGAATCGTTGGCGATGTTGACTTCGACGCGGTTGCCCCGGTGGCATCGGCAATCACCCCGGTGCCGGGCGGCGTTGGGTTGATGACCATTGCCATGCTGATGAACAACACGCTCCGCTCGGCGCAAGGAGCCTTCAACTGA
- a CDS encoding RluA family pseudouridine synthase — protein MQNDDWEFDFEIDGVPDPEANPRPHKERKKFTVLFQDDHLIAFDKASGVSTIRERFEVGTSLKEIAEQRYGQLWTVHRIDKDTSGVVLFARDADTHKALNDQFEQRTTIKRYAAIVEGEMMEPEMTIDIPIITDPAHPGRMKPSATGKPSLTVLAVRERFRGFTFAEARPHTGRQHQIRVHCRAVGHPLAVDPMYGNQDKILLSTLKRKFKDYGREEHPLIDRLTLHAEELTVQHPATGQPITFHADLPRDLRALLTQLRKVRKKEEE, from the coding sequence ATGCAGAACGACGATTGGGAATTTGATTTTGAGATTGATGGAGTCCCAGACCCCGAAGCCAACCCGCGCCCACACAAGGAGCGGAAGAAGTTCACGGTGCTGTTCCAGGACGACCATCTTATCGCCTTCGACAAAGCCTCGGGGGTGTCAACCATTCGGGAACGGTTCGAGGTTGGGACCTCGCTGAAGGAGATTGCCGAGCAGCGGTATGGCCAGCTTTGGACCGTGCACCGGATTGACAAGGACACCAGCGGCGTGGTTCTGTTCGCCCGCGATGCCGACACGCACAAAGCCTTGAACGATCAGTTCGAGCAGCGCACAACCATCAAGCGATATGCGGCAATCGTGGAGGGGGAGATGATGGAGCCGGAGATGACGATTGACATCCCGATCATCACCGACCCGGCGCACCCCGGGCGGATGAAACCTTCGGCCACCGGAAAGCCTTCGCTGACCGTGCTTGCCGTGCGCGAGCGGTTCCGTGGTTTCACCTTTGCCGAGGCACGCCCCCACACCGGACGGCAGCACCAAATCCGCGTCCATTGCCGCGCCGTGGGCCACCCGCTGGCGGTGGACCCGATGTACGGCAACCAGGATAAAATCCTTCTATCCACCCTGAAACGGAAGTTCAAAGATTACGGACGCGAGGAGCACCCGCTGATTGACCGCCTGACGCTTCATGCCGAGGAGCTAACGGTCCAGCACCCAGCAACCGGACAGCCGATCACCTTCCACGCGGACCTTCCCCGCGACCTTCGGGCATTGCTGACGCAGCTGAGAAAAGTGAGAAAGAAGGAAGAGGAGTAA
- a CDS encoding 1-acyl-sn-glycerol-3-phosphate acyltransferase: protein MRIVKSIWIWLSSVTLLTLWLIPVGVVRLLDRDPARYRTGRTLRRLAPILVAINPMWRLRTEGVLVGDPRRPYVAVSNHQSFADIPFISTLPWEMKWLAKAELFKVPVLGWLMRLVGDIMVDRQDRRRAAQSLVHAARYLQNHCSVFFFPEGTRSRDGRVGGFTDGAFLLAVRQGLPILPIAIDGSGDCLPKNTWLFGQPRTVRLSVLPPVRTEGLTTKDVGAIRQQVRQQIIGQIAAWRGVPAGDVDALLQNQPATTNESEQP from the coding sequence ATGCGCATCGTGAAATCCATCTGGATATGGCTTAGCTCCGTGACGTTGCTGACGTTGTGGCTGATCCCCGTTGGCGTGGTCCGGCTGCTGGATCGCGACCCGGCGCGATACCGCACCGGAAGGACCCTTCGAAGGTTGGCCCCAATTTTAGTGGCCATCAACCCGATGTGGCGGCTGCGAACCGAAGGGGTGTTGGTGGGGGACCCGCGCCGGCCATACGTGGCAGTTAGCAACCACCAGTCGTTTGCCGACATCCCGTTCATCTCCACGCTTCCGTGGGAGATGAAATGGCTTGCGAAAGCGGAGTTGTTCAAGGTTCCGGTGCTGGGGTGGTTGATGCGGCTTGTGGGGGATATCATGGTGGATCGCCAGGACCGCCGCCGCGCCGCGCAATCGCTGGTTCATGCGGCACGGTATCTGCAAAATCATTGCTCCGTGTTCTTCTTCCCGGAAGGAACGCGCAGCCGCGACGGGCGTGTAGGGGGCTTCACCGACGGCGCGTTTTTGTTGGCCGTTCGCCAGGGGCTTCCCATTCTCCCCATTGCCATTGATGGTTCGGGCGATTGCCTTCCCAAAAACACGTGGCTGTTTGGCCAGCCGCGAACGGTCCGCTTATCGGTGCTTCCGCCGGTCCGGACCGAGGGATTAACCACAAAGGATGTTGGGGCAATCCGCCAGCAAGTTCGCCAGCAGATTATTGGCCAGATAGCCGCATGGCGCGGCGTTCCTGCCGGCGACGTTGATGCCCTTTTGCAGAACCAACCAGCAACAACAAACGAATCTGAACAACCATGA
- a CDS encoding TraB/GumN family protein — protein sequence MSQQSHTKIFFGRTAILAAAFLLAAGVALRAQDTPRKQSPRHCLWKVSSPTNTIYLLGSIHLLKEDIYPLDTVIESAINQAEVYAFEADLDSFDQDAIAGLMLSKGMYTGEKTLKNSIAKSTYQKVAKALEKQGLAITLFNKFKPWVVALTIMGLQLKEAEMKAEHGIDKYVHGKAEERGKPTAALEAVTDQINLFSSLNDAAQESFLKQSLDGASHGKAAKDVNTIVKAWQKGDLKSLEKLLQKTYKSDPEFYKRAVTDRNHNWMPKIEEFLAGTQPHLVTVGALHLVGKEGVVELLRAKGYSVQQL from the coding sequence ATGAGCCAGCAATCCCACACGAAGATTTTTTTTGGCAGAACAGCAATCCTTGCTGCGGCGTTTCTGCTGGCGGCCGGGGTCGCGCTCCGCGCCCAGGACACGCCCCGGAAGCAATCGCCACGGCACTGCTTGTGGAAGGTGAGTTCCCCCACCAACACCATCTACCTGCTGGGTTCCATCCATTTGTTGAAGGAGGATATCTACCCGCTGGATACGGTGATTGAATCGGCAATCAACCAGGCCGAAGTCTATGCCTTCGAGGCCGATCTGGACAGTTTTGACCAGGACGCGATTGCCGGGCTGATGCTCAGCAAAGGGATGTACACCGGGGAGAAAACCCTGAAAAACTCCATCGCCAAATCCACCTACCAAAAGGTCGCAAAAGCGTTGGAAAAACAGGGGCTGGCGATCACGCTGTTCAACAAATTCAAACCCTGGGTGGTTGCCTTAACCATCATGGGGTTGCAGCTGAAAGAAGCAGAGATGAAAGCCGAGCATGGCATTGACAAATACGTCCACGGCAAGGCCGAAGAGCGGGGGAAACCAACCGCCGCGCTTGAGGCCGTCACCGACCAGATCAACCTGTTTTCATCGCTGAATGATGCCGCGCAGGAGTCGTTCCTGAAGCAATCGCTGGATGGGGCCAGCCACGGGAAGGCGGCAAAAGATGTGAACACCATTGTGAAAGCGTGGCAAAAAGGGGACCTGAAATCGCTGGAGAAGCTGCTGCAAAAAACCTACAAGTCCGACCCCGAATTCTACAAGCGCGCCGTCACCGACCGCAACCACAATTGGATGCCGAAAATCGAGGAGTTCCTGGCCGGGACGCAACCCCACTTGGTCACGGTTGGCGCGCTTCATTTGGTTGGGAAGGAAGGGGTGGTGGAGCTGCTTCGCGCAAAAGGGTACTCGGTTCAACAACTTTAG